cggcgcggcccgatacggtgtccggcgccccgagcgcgTCCCCGTCCAACAGGGGACGCTCCAGGGACGCCGGACAcagcgaaaagcgaggcgggctcccacatgtcagcaactatttgcataaaccgttggttcgcgcctcttttctcgttgctccttccttcccgcgcctcttttctcgtcgctccttcctcccaccccaccgccgccgctggatttcccggccgtttgggcgtctgatctctgctgagagtcggcaccgttgtcgcggctggggctccagccggtcgtgccgccgccgccgcttcgccagcgcgtcccagaacgcgccgtcaaatccgccccacctccgcgcacagaaggtgctcgacgacttgccaggtaggcgcgattggccgctgtttgttgcgtcgtctgcctcggcgcaattttaaccattgattttgctttagccatggacggcgacgatgagatgcttgccctgctgctggacgagcaagccttcgacgacgacctgcgggagcatttgtttacttgttttattgtttgttgtaatttaatttgaaaacaatcctcgcaattttttttattcatatgctatatttgataaatggttctgtgttaaaaagaagtattttaaatgtttgggggcggcgtttgggggacgcggctggggagcgacgtcctcaaacgcggcacgaacaaaacacgtctcccaaacgctcaatccggcgcggtttgagggacgctttggggacgcggctggagatgctcttagttctgATCAGCAAGAGACAGTAGCACACTCCTGATATTGTCAAACTGTAATAAGTGCACATACCCTTTTTTTTAGGTACACAGGTTTTATTTATGGCTATAGAAATTAGAGGTTTTGTTACAAAGCTCCAGGGTACCTGGTTACAAGGTAGGGCATTGCAAAAGAGAACTACTGAGCAGAAGAAGACTCCCCACATCAAACTCGTGACGTCATAAAGGTCCCCAGATGGAGAGCCATAACTCATGATCAGCGTCCCTTGGAACATGGCGATGATCCGAAAAGTGTCTTTAGCACATGAGCACCTGGTGCTATAAAATCATATTATTTGAATTTTAGAAAATTGAAATTAAATACCTACATACATATAAATATTCCGAAGATACAGTAAAACTTTTGGAGAaaaatatattatattttgagctatacaaaaaagacaaatttctgacaaatatacgTCCCTATACGTACccacaaatttgttttttttcctgtagctcaaaatacaatgcaacTTCTAGCGAAACTTCTCACCAGTGTTCGGAACATATATGTGTATTCATGAAATAAATGTGATGATTTTTTGAAACATAGATatataatttttttaatatttaaaAAACGGAGAGCACtcgtgctcatgtgcaccaaatgctCACTCGATCAACTCCTGCTTCATTCTTCGTCCAATAGTGAGCACGTCATTTCtgtagaaaaagaagaagaaaaatgatCATTCTCTGAATTGCGTCAGCCGGCTGCAAAATCAGCTTGGTTTCAAAGATGAGACAATTAAAAGTATGCCACAGCGCCCAACAACAATCCTGATCTTGCTCTCTAGTTCGTcttcattttttcgataaagggaatatattaatatcaaaagataccagttACATCCagcctgcaacaacgcaccactctaatggcactacggatgcacacagccaaaaaaaggaaacgaaaactaagaaacaaaagtcccgctacagtatctcgggtctaacaacagcaatacatccaccgccatgacaacatctgaaatacagactctccaaaaacgacgcctccaagaagggagcagtgctctaacaccgtcgtcgcccgatcaaagatcttagattttcaccctgaagatagtccccgctctcaaaacaatgcctccaacaagatcattgccagacacaaccagttaaggccagaccttgggttttcaccctgaaaggactctgaacttcacctatgttggagcccccactttcataccgctgctgtgaagcccggaacaccaagcaagtccctcaacagcgcggagacttgaacctcccttagctagtccttccatctggccttcatgaaattctcttttccgactttcatcatggatccatagtcacttgatgtcaacacagaaaaagagcttcgcgccgctccctccagaaccaatcggtcggaataaaaacatgggtacgcacgaccgaataccaccgatccagcaaactccattcaaaaagcactgttacattcgccggcggagccttccggaactcaacacaccGGCCAGAtcgcgagtccaggcctccgcaggtcttcctcttcacgcaagagaggccctaggaccgccgcctttatccaggtcggacccccacgtcggcgaccatcccggactGGCCATTCCAACCCTCCACTGGCGACaccgtcgccggcttccaagcttCTCCATCTCGCCaccggaacgcggtgatagatcgatagatccaccaccaccaaccgcaggccgaccctctccggcgaagaagacggccaactccaccgtcgtacccaaggctactgccccgagcgacctcgtgtcgcggaagaAGCCCGAGATCACCTCCACTCACCGACGAGAGGCGGGGGGGAGAGAATGGTGCAGGCcatgggcctggccgccgcccaccaccagcccctgccggtGTGCTGCGGGGGAGAGCCTACGGAAGGATGGGGTCCGCAGCGcagagccgccgccgcccatcaccaTCCGCGCCGGCCGATCCGCCGTATGCGTCGAGGAGGAGACCCCATCCGCCGTCCCCCACGTcaacgaggaagggcccccgccgccacgccccgtgggCTTTGCCCCgacggcgctaccggcggcggcggttagggtTGGGGTGGGGGTCGGGAGAGGAGAGGGTGGGCGGCGGTTccctcccccccccccgcgcCTAGTTACTGACATACTGCTCCTTCATGGGTCTGATAAAACTAGAGACACATATTGGCCTAGCATGTACACACAGTAATCAAAGAGAAACCGAATACGCATAGTAGTGCCAAATGGTTGATGCACAGTTAAACAACTCATGTGCAAATGAAGAACAATAGTGTTGAGTCATCATGGCGCCCAAAGGTAAAGCTGGGGCCGACTCGAAGAGAAACTAAGGGATGGGTGGCATCATTAAAATTGGGAAAGATCACTCATAGTGCCTTCCAACCTTTCCATATCAAGTCCCTAACATCCACACATCAAGATAAATAGAACATACCTCATTTATTCTACCTAAGCTGTCGTAATTTCCTTTGGTAGTAAGTTAGTGAATGCACGATTGAAAAAAAAGGTCACTAAATGCATAATATCTGAGGAGTGTGTTCAATGAGAAAGAAAAATGCAGAGATGCACTGAGAAAAAAAAAAGTAGTAGAAAACATCTTTTCGCCACAAAGACGGCAGTCAGTGGCAAGATACACCCTTAATTTATCTTCTTCTATGTGCCTGCCTTCATGCTGCCATCTTCACAAGACTATCATGTTATCAGGTGATGCCCGGATGGTTTAGTCATACCAACTGGTCAAGCAATCAGCTTGCCACCGGACTACTGTATAGTATTCCTTTGAAAGTTATTTATAAATAAAGCAGTTGCTGATTCTAAAATAAACATGCTTCTTGTTCTTTTCCAAAATCGAATGTTTTGCTCTGGGAAGGATTGGAGTTAGTATCTTACAATCCTTTACTTCTACTTAACTTCCGGACAACATTATAATACAGAAAAGAACTTAAAATCCTGAAGAAAGAGAGCTAATTAAGGATTAAGAACATGCCCCTTTTCCGGAACTGATTTGTTAACCACTTCTTTGCTATTGCATATTGCCTGACTTCACAAAACTTAAGAAATTGGAGCACTGAACTAAGTCCAGGGATCAGCCTCACAACCCACAGTTAATAGTTCGTATGATAGTATGATAGATGCATTTTAAATGTTTTGTTTCCACTTTACGACTTATAGGGATTAGGAAATACTTCCACATTAGTGAAATACAAAATCAAAAGAAGCATAGCAATGAATAGCTTAACTCACATTAAGATCCAATAGTTTATTTCTCTGGATATTAACTTTCTCGAGAGGTACACCGTGGGCACGCAAGATGTTCAGAACCTTCCCATCAACTTCGTCAAATCTGATATCAACACTCTTCAGATGGCAAAGTGCAAATGGTTGCTCTGGTGGAGTGTAACTTCTTTGTATTTCCGCTGGCCTTTTAGGTACCTAATAAGGAACTCAAATATTTTACTACATTGATCAATCAGGTATGGTTGACAAAAACACGGTTGTTCATCTATGAAAAATATAATACCTTGGATATCTGGAGAGTGAGCTTCTCAAGAATTGGTGAGTGTTTGAGAAAGCAGCTTAATATATTGAGGTCACTAGCAATGTCTGGACACCATTCGCTGAGCAACAAAGTTTTTAGCTTGCTAAATGTAGGGCATAATTTCAAATCCCTGTTGACAATGAACTGTACAAAGGCATAAAATCATTAGTTTGCTAAAGTTTTGTTGTATAATATGTCATTACACTAAATGTATAGGGAAATATAATCTTCTTAAAACTGCGTTATGTCAGGAAATTAGGTAGTATAAATTGCATCGTAGCCTATACGAATAACATAGTAACAACTATAAGAAACTGAAGCAAAATCTATTGAAAGCAGAAAAAAAGAGCTAAAGTAGGTGCAAGCAAGCATACCACTTGAGAATCGACTGACAACTCCAACTCTGCAGCTTCTGATAGTCCTTTTAAGAGTACAGACTTACCACGCCAATCATCAGCACCAGTTCTAGGATCATGACAATTCCAACACCTCCTATTACCGCAATCACCGTAGTCATTTTTACTACAATTATCATGGCAATCCAATTCAAGTCTAACAATTGCCGAAACTAACAGCGGCATGCTTTCCAGGACAGGAGTCCTACGCAAAACACCCGTTAGCTCCAGTGAAACAAGGCCCGGCAGAGAGATACGGGCACGGACCGGATCAGTCTGGAAAAAGCTAGCTACAATGCTAAGATGTTTCAAGAACGGAGAAGAGATATTCCCCTCAATGTCGCAGTCTTCCATCCTGAGATGAATCAGGGCGGGACACCCCGAGAAATCAAGGGTGCTGCTGAGCACGTAGACCCTCTTGAGTTCCAATCTCGTGAGGTGTTGGGATATGAGCGGGACATTGGCAAACCATAGAGTCTCGTAGTCATCCGGGTAGATGTAGATGCCATTGGTGGTGCGCAGCGCCAGATTTTCTAGGGTGCCGCAGGTGAAGGCGAGCCGGAACCACAGGTTCACTCGCCTCTCGTAGGCGGGGAGGAGCGCCTCGAAGTCGAAGTCGCGCTCGTCGAGGTCGAGCTCGAAGGACTCGAGGCGGGCGCGGGGGTCTCGGAGGAGGAGCAGGTTGTCGACGAAGTTGACGAAGCGGACAGCGTTGTTGCACCCCTTGATGCCGGTGACGCGCAGAGCGGGGGCGGATTTCCAGAGGTGGAGCCAGCGGCGCGCGAGCACGCACGTCCGCACCGCTAAGTGCGCGGGGAGGAAGGAGAGCACGTGGTGGAGGAGGTCGTCGGGGAGGGCGCCGATGCGGTCGCCTCGGCCGCTCGCCATGGATGCCTTCTTCTTGTCACGCCGCTCCAGAGACGTTACGTCGAGCAGGTTAATAGGTGTTCCGTGAACAGACGGCGGAGTAGCACACGAGTTGGGAACAGCGCCGCCGGCTTTTCCCGGAAACCGAAATCAATTTGGATTCGAGAGTTTTGGGTAGCAGCAAAATCGGAGAGCAGGGGCTCTTTGGTTCTCAGGATTTAAATGTAGGAATTCAGATAGATCACGAGCACACGGCTGCTGCGCGTTTCTTCAGCTCTCGTGAGTCGTGACTCATGAGTCCTGAGGAGTACAGGCTGCTCTCTCCCGTTGTCGTTAAAGACGAATCTGCATGCTGCGCCTCTGGAACTTCAAATTCAGGACCAAGGTGAAGGTTTTCACTTTAGATCCCTTAAATAGCGTCCGCATAAGAGCATCTTCAGTAGTAGCGCAATTA
This region of Lolium perenne isolate Kyuss_39 chromosome 2, Kyuss_2.0, whole genome shotgun sequence genomic DNA includes:
- the LOC127329446 gene encoding MEIOTIC F-BOX protein MOF-like codes for the protein MASGRGDRIGALPDDLLHHVLSFLPAHLAVRTCVLARRWLHLWKSAPALRVTGIKGCNNAVRFVNFVDNLLLLRDPRARLESFELDLDERDFDFEALLPAYERRVNLWFRLAFTCGTLENLALRTTNGIYIYPDDYETLWFANVPLISQHLTRLELKRVYVLSSTLDFSGCPALIHLRMEDCDIEGNISSPFLKHLSIVASFFQTDPVRARISLPGLVSLELTGVLRRTPVLESMPLLVSAIVRLELDCHDNCSKNDYGDCGNRRCWNCHDPRTGADDWRGKSVLLKGLSEAAELELSVDSQVFIVNRDLKLCPTFSKLKTLLLSEWCPDIASDLNILSCFLKHSPILEKLTLQISKVPKRPAEIQRSYTPPEQPFALCHLKSVDIRFDEVDGKVLNILRAHGVPLEKVNIQRNKLLDLNVS